A genome region from Solirubrobacter pauli includes the following:
- a CDS encoding AraC family transcriptional regulator: MDPLADLLARGRARGSVFAQTAVGADRGIEFGGRRRLAIHTLLDGDAWFERDGADAVALRAGDLILVPAGAPYRVVAQPGAPVRPHGTEAVAEAAHGRLLCGAYTLEAILSASLVDTLPALVPIRAAAAGPRVRLVLTLMREELAAPGPGTPAVLDRALDLLLALGLRAWFADPDATVPGWYAAMDDPVAGPAIAAMHADPSRAWTVPELAALAGVSRSAFAGRFAQVVGEAPIAYLTGWRMSIAAQALTDEPAATIATVAHRVGYENEYAFATAFRRHFGEPPGRWRRRV; the protein is encoded by the coding sequence GTGGACCCACTCGCCGACCTCCTCGCCCGCGGCCGGGCGCGCGGCTCGGTGTTCGCGCAGACCGCGGTCGGGGCGGATCGCGGGATCGAGTTCGGCGGCCGGAGACGGCTCGCGATCCACACCCTGCTCGACGGCGACGCATGGTTCGAGCGCGACGGCGCGGACGCGGTCGCGCTGCGTGCGGGCGACCTCATCCTCGTGCCCGCGGGCGCGCCGTACCGCGTCGTCGCCCAGCCGGGAGCGCCGGTCCGGCCGCACGGGACGGAGGCGGTCGCCGAGGCTGCGCACGGCCGGCTGCTCTGCGGCGCGTACACGCTCGAGGCGATCCTGTCGGCGTCGCTCGTGGACACGCTCCCGGCGCTCGTGCCGATCCGCGCCGCCGCGGCCGGCCCGCGTGTAAGGCTCGTCCTGACGCTCATGCGCGAGGAGCTGGCGGCACCGGGTCCCGGTACGCCCGCGGTGCTCGACCGGGCGCTGGATTTGCTGCTGGCGCTGGGCCTGCGCGCGTGGTTCGCGGACCCCGACGCGACCGTCCCCGGGTGGTACGCCGCCATGGACGACCCGGTCGCCGGGCCCGCGATCGCGGCGATGCACGCGGACCCGTCCCGCGCGTGGACCGTGCCCGAGCTCGCGGCGCTCGCGGGCGTGTCGCGCTCGGCGTTCGCCGGCCGTTTCGCGCAGGTGGTCGGCGAGGCACCGATCGCCTACCTGACGGGGTGGCGGATGTCGATCGCCGCGCAGGCGCTCACGGACGAGCCGGCGGCGACGATCGCGACCGTCGCGCATCGGGTCGGCTACGAGAACGAGTACGCGTTCGCCACGGCGTTCCGCCGGCACTTCGGTGAACCGCCCGGCCGCTGGCGCAGGCGCGTGTAG